From the genome of Streptococcus marmotae, one region includes:
- a CDS encoding ISL3 family transposase yields MEQLNLITNFLKMKDKNITITNECDMGTHLELHGHLDYTAPKCPSCKGQMAKYDFQKASKIPYLETAGYPLLIRLRKRRFKCKDCGKIAVAETPIVKKNHQISVAVNQKIAQLLIEKQAMTHIAHRLSISTSTVIRKLNEFKFETDWDKLPEVMSWDEYAFKKGKMSFIAQDFDTNNIIAILDGRTQATIRNHFLRYPRKVRNRVKIITMDMFSPYYQLAKQLFPHAKIVLDRFHVVQHLSRAMNRVRTQIMNAFDRKSHEYKTLKRYWKLVQQDSRKLSDKRFYRPTFRMHLTNKEILDKLLSYSDELRQHYELYQLLLFHFQEKNSDHFFDLIEQEIATVNPIFQTVFKTFLKDKDKVLNALELPYSNAKLEATNNLIKVIKRNAFGFRNFENFKKRILIAINIKKEKTNLVLSRC; encoded by the coding sequence ATGGAACAACTAAATCTTATCACAAATTTTCTCAAAATGAAAGACAAAAATATCACTATCACTAATGAATGCGACATGGGAACACACTTAGAACTCCACGGTCACTTGGATTACACAGCCCCTAAATGCCCTTCCTGCAAGGGACAAATGGCTAAGTACGACTTCCAGAAAGCCTCTAAAATCCCCTACTTAGAAACTGCTGGCTACCCGCTACTTATCCGCCTTCGAAAGCGTCGTTTCAAGTGCAAAGACTGTGGGAAAATAGCGGTCGCTGAAACTCCTATTGTTAAGAAGAACCATCAAATCTCTGTCGCTGTCAACCAGAAAATCGCACAATTACTCATCGAAAAGCAAGCAATGACACATATCGCACACAGACTCTCCATTTCTACATCTACAGTTATTCGAAAACTCAATGAGTTTAAATTTGAAACGGATTGGGATAAGCTTCCAGAAGTCATGTCCTGGGATGAGTATGCCTTCAAGAAAGGGAAAATGAGCTTTATCGCTCAAGATTTTGACACAAATAACATCATCGCTATCCTTGATGGAAGAACGCAAGCAACCATCCGAAATCACTTTCTGAGATACCCTAGAAAGGTCAGAAACCGCGTTAAAATCATCACTATGGACATGTTTAGCCCTTACTATCAACTAGCCAAACAACTTTTTCCTCATGCTAAAATCGTGCTGGATCGCTTCCACGTTGTGCAACATCTCAGCCGTGCTATGAACCGTGTCCGTACCCAAATCATGAATGCTTTTGACCGCAAATCGCATGAATACAAGACGCTCAAACGCTACTGGAAACTGGTACAACAAGATAGCCGTAAACTCAGTGACAAGCGGTTTTATCGCCCTACTTTTCGCATGCATTTGACCAATAAGGAAATCTTAGACAAGCTCCTATCCTACTCAGATGAGTTACGACAACATTATGAACTCTATCAACTTCTTTTATTCCATTTCCAAGAGAAAAACTCAGATCATTTCTTTGACCTAATTGAGCAAGAAATAGCCACTGTTAACCCTATTTTCCAGACGGTATTTAAGACGTTTCTAAAGGATAAGGACAAGGTTTTAAACGCCTTGGAATTGCCTTATTCCAACGCTAAATTGGAAGCTACCAATAATCTTATCAAAGTCATCAAGCGTAATGCCTTTGGATTTCGGAACTTTGAAAACTTCAAAAAGCGGATTTTGATTGCCATCAATATCAAAAAAGAGAAGACCAACTTGGTCCTCTCTAGATGTTAG
- a CDS encoding type II toxin-antitoxin system HicA family toxin, whose protein sequence is MPMTQKEMVKLLIANGWTKTKGGKGSHIKMEKQGERPITVPHGELNKYTERGIRKQAGI, encoded by the coding sequence ATGCCGATGACACAAAAAGAGATGGTAAAACTCCTAATCGCTAATGGTTGGACGAAGACCAAGGGCGGTAAAGGCTCCCACATCAAAATGGAAAAGCAAGGAGAAAGACCTATCACAGTCCCGCATGGTGAGCTGAACAAGTACACCGAACGCGGGATAAGAAAGCAAGCGGGCATTTAG
- a CDS encoding glucosamine-6-phosphate deaminase: MKVIRVKDQVEGGVVAFELLQEELKAGAKVLGLATGSTPIEFYKQVVASDLDFSNLVSVNLDEYVGLGVESDQSYVYFMKEHLFDKKPFKVSYLPNGLAEDLDTEVARYNALLAENPVDFQILGIGRNGHIGFNEPGSSFDGLTRVVDLTPSTIEANSRFFEKAEDVPTQAISMGIASIMSAKTVVLMAYGESKAEAVHQMVEGPVTEAVPASVLQNHANVYVIVDEEAASQLK; the protein is encoded by the coding sequence ATGAAAGTTATTCGTGTCAAAGATCAGGTTGAAGGTGGTGTTGTAGCCTTTGAGTTACTCCAAGAAGAGTTGAAAGCAGGAGCTAAGGTTTTAGGGCTTGCAACAGGATCAACTCCGATTGAATTTTATAAGCAAGTAGTCGCAAGTGACCTTGACTTTTCAAATCTCGTGTCCGTCAATTTAGACGAATATGTGGGTCTTGGAGTTGAAAGCGATCAGTCGTATGTTTACTTTATGAAGGAACATTTATTTGATAAAAAACCATTTAAGGTATCTTACTTACCAAATGGCTTAGCAGAAGATTTGGATACGGAAGTGGCGCGCTATAATGCTTTACTCGCAGAAAATCCAGTTGATTTCCAAATTTTGGGAATCGGTCGTAATGGTCATATTGGCTTCAATGAGCCTGGTTCATCATTTGATGGCTTGACACGTGTAGTGGATTTGACACCGTCAACGATTGAGGCCAACAGCCGTTTCTTTGAAAAAGCAGAAGATGTACCAACACAAGCTATTTCGATGGGAATTGCCTCTATCATGTCTGCTAAGACAGTTGTGCTGATGGCTTATGGAGAAAGCAAGGCAGAAGCAGTTCATCAGATGGTGGAAGGACCGGTGACAGAAGCAGTTCCTGCAAGCGTCTTACAAAACCATGCAAACGTCTATGTGATTGTTGATGAGGAAGCAGCTTCACAGCTAAAATAA
- a CDS encoding type II toxin-antitoxin system HicB family antitoxin, with product MLVTYPALFYYDDTNGTNVPYFVHFPDIDGSGTQGTSLSDAMAMASEYLGIMVAYYIESNRELPKPSEINNLSLMENNPFKDEPDFLSYDPGKSFVSLVMVDVAEYLGSQEPIKKTLTIPRWADKLGRELGLNFSQTLTEAIADKKIQA from the coding sequence ATGTTAGTTACTTATCCAGCCTTATTTTATTATGATGATACAAATGGGACTAACGTGCCTTACTTTGTACATTTTCCAGACATTGATGGTTCAGGTACTCAAGGCACAAGCCTTTCGGACGCTATGGCTATGGCGTCGGAATATCTTGGTATTATGGTCGCTTACTACATTGAAAGCAATAGAGAGCTTCCCAAACCATCAGAAATTAACAACCTATCACTAATGGAAAATAACCCGTTTAAAGATGAGCCCGATTTTTTATCTTATGACCCTGGAAAATCTTTCGTCTCCCTTGTTATGGTTGATGTTGCGGAGTATCTAGGAAGCCAAGAGCCGATAAAAAAGACTTTAACAATCCCGCGTTGGGCAGACAAATTGGGGCGTGAGTTAGGTTTGAACTTCTCTCAAACACTCACCGAAGCCATTGCAGATAAAAAAATACAAGCCTAG
- a CDS encoding type II toxin-antitoxin system RelE/ParE family toxin, translated as MVSDNKSYSLLISEKVQEQLRAIKSYIETTYFSDQAGANTVNNILYGLERLELFPEAGFNADERVGEAIYPPYNTRCIVLGDYLAFYHILEDKKTVFVSDIIHSKQDYIRLFKKK; from the coding sequence TTGGTATCTGATAACAAATCTTATAGCCTTCTTATTTCTGAAAAAGTGCAGGAACAGTTACGGGCGATAAAAAGCTATATTGAAACTACATACTTTTCAGATCAGGCAGGAGCTAACACTGTAAACAATATTCTTTACGGGCTAGAACGGCTTGAACTTTTTCCAGAAGCAGGTTTTAACGCAGATGAGAGAGTAGGGGAAGCTATTTACCCGCCCTACAATACCCGTTGCATTGTTTTAGGGGACTACCTAGCCTTTTATCACATTTTGGAAGATAAGAAAACCGTCTTCGTATCTGATATTATCCATAGCAAACAAGATTACATTAGACTGTTCAAGAAAAAATAA
- a CDS encoding type II toxin-antitoxin system RelB/DinJ family antitoxin — protein MHVLEKNTQVNFKTNSDLLEKAKAIITAQNLDMTATFNLFLENIVQNKALPFETDTDKERAELLAGLRAEIAKSFADLEAGRVYSTNEVRANLGI, from the coding sequence ATGCATGTTTTAGAGAAAAATACACAAGTCAATTTTAAGACGAATAGTGATTTACTAGAGAAAGCCAAAGCTATTATCACAGCCCAAAATCTTGATATGACAGCTACTTTTAATTTATTTTTAGAAAATATTGTACAAAATAAAGCCTTACCTTTTGAAACTGATACCGATAAAGAACGGGCGGAACTACTTGCAGGCTTACGGGCTGAAATTGCCAAAAGTTTTGCAGATTTAGAAGCTGGAAGAGTGTACAGTACTAACGAAGTGAGGGCTAACCTTGGTATCTGA
- a CDS encoding UDP-N-acetylmuramoyl-L-alanyl-D-glutamate--L-lysine ligase, translated as MIKLETVLRILKNDQNFRQILHQGHYFYNWPDEEVFHQISYDSRKVDEKTLFFVKGAQFKREFLETAITQGLRFYIAETDYEVGIPAIVVTDIKQAMSLIAMEFYGNPQDKLKLLAFTGTKGKTTAAYFAYSILTQSHKPAMLSTMNTTLDGQTFFKSTLTTPESIDLFAMMAEAVANGRTHLIMEVSSQAYLVKRVYGLTFDVGVFLNISPDHIGPIEHPSFEDYFYHKRLLMKHSRAVILNSGMDHFQVVKDQVLDMPHDIYGPHSDNRILNSHAFSFEASGILAGHYDIQLIGQFNQENAIAAGLACLRLGASLADVHTGIAATSVPGRMEVLTQTNGAKVFVDYAHNGDSVRKLLDVVLSYQTGQVILVLGAPGNKGESRRKDFGLLLNHYPNLQVILTADDPNREDPTAIAQEIQSYMERPSQIIIEREKAIHTAMSMTRSVADAVIIAGKGADCYQIINEAKAPYDGDLTIAKRYLS; from the coding sequence TCTTTCATCAAATCAGTTATGATAGCCGCAAAGTGGATGAAAAGACTCTCTTTTTTGTCAAGGGAGCTCAATTTAAGCGAGAATTTTTGGAAACTGCCATCACACAGGGCCTCCGCTTTTACATTGCTGAAACGGACTATGAAGTCGGCATTCCAGCCATTGTAGTAACGGACATCAAACAAGCTATGAGTTTGATTGCCATGGAATTTTACGGTAATCCGCAGGACAAGTTAAAACTCCTCGCCTTTACTGGTACAAAAGGGAAGACGACTGCTGCCTACTTTGCCTATTCCATCCTCACCCAAAGCCATAAGCCTGCTATGTTGTCCACGATGAATACGACTTTAGATGGACAAACCTTTTTTAAGTCGACTCTGACTACGCCTGAGAGCATTGATTTATTTGCCATGATGGCAGAAGCTGTTGCAAATGGCCGTACTCATTTAATTATGGAAGTTTCTAGCCAAGCCTATTTGGTCAAGCGGGTCTACGGTCTAACATTTGATGTCGGTGTCTTTCTCAACATCAGCCCGGATCATATTGGTCCTATTGAACATCCTAGTTTTGAAGATTACTTTTACCATAAGCGGCTGTTAATGAAGCATAGCAGGGCTGTCATTTTAAATAGCGGTATGGATCATTTTCAAGTAGTGAAAGACCAAGTTCTGGATATGCCACATGACATCTATGGTCCACATTCTGATAATCGCATCTTGAACTCTCATGCCTTTTCATTTGAAGCGAGCGGTATTCTCGCTGGGCACTACGACATTCAGCTGATTGGTCAGTTTAACCAAGAAAATGCCATCGCAGCTGGTCTTGCCTGCCTGCGTTTAGGAGCAAGCCTAGCGGATGTTCACACAGGAATTGCTGCAACCAGCGTTCCAGGACGAATGGAAGTGCTCACACAAACAAACGGAGCCAAGGTTTTTGTCGACTATGCCCACAATGGCGATAGTGTTCGTAAACTGCTTGATGTTGTCCTGAGCTATCAAACAGGACAAGTGATTCTTGTCCTCGGTGCGCCTGGAAATAAAGGAGAAAGCCGTCGCAAAGACTTTGGTCTTCTCCTTAATCACTATCCTAATCTGCAGGTCATTCTCACAGCAGACGATCCTAATCGCGAAGATCCTACAGCTATTGCACAGGAAATTCAATCCTATATGGAGCGACCAAGCCAAATTATTATTGAGCGTGAAAAAGCTATTCACACTGCCATGTCCATGACTAGAAGCGTAGCAGATGCTGTTATCATCGCAGGAAAAGGTGCGGATTGCTACCAGATTATCAATGAGGCCAAAGCCCCCTACGATGGTGACTTAACCATTGCCAAACGGTATTTATCCTAA
- a CDS encoding 16S rRNA pseudouridine(516) synthase, producing the protein MRLDKCLEKAGLGSRKQIKTLLKSRQVTVDGMFATAGNQIVDAGLQVIEVGGKKVELESAVYYLLHKPAGVVSAVSDATHKTVIDLIAEKDRRAGLYPIGRLDRDTEGLLLITNNGPLGFRMLHPKYHVDKVYEVEVNGFLAPDAVAFFNNGVEFLDGTVCQPAILEILSADVSFSRARIQISEGKFHQVKKMFLAYGVKVTYLKRIAFGPFVLEDDLEAGSYRELTSKEKEALKEFLD; encoded by the coding sequence ATGCGGTTAGATAAGTGTTTAGAAAAGGCGGGCTTGGGTTCGCGTAAGCAGATTAAAACTTTGCTCAAAAGTAGGCAAGTGACGGTGGATGGCATGTTTGCGACGGCCGGTAATCAAATTGTGGACGCTGGTTTGCAGGTCATAGAGGTGGGTGGGAAAAAGGTGGAACTTGAGTCAGCTGTTTATTACTTGCTCCATAAACCCGCTGGAGTCGTCTCTGCCGTATCAGATGCCACACACAAGACGGTGATTGACCTCATTGCAGAAAAAGACAGACGAGCGGGACTCTATCCAATTGGGCGTCTGGACAGGGATACAGAAGGGCTGTTGCTCATTACCAATAATGGTCCCTTGGGCTTTCGGATGCTCCACCCCAAGTATCATGTGGACAAGGTCTATGAGGTGGAGGTGAATGGCTTTTTAGCTCCTGATGCGGTAGCCTTTTTCAACAATGGGGTAGAATTTTTAGATGGAACGGTTTGTCAACCTGCGATTCTAGAGATTTTGTCAGCAGACGTTTCCTTTAGCCGTGCAAGAATTCAGATTTCAGAAGGAAAATTTCATCAGGTTAAAAAGATGTTTTTAGCCTATGGAGTCAAGGTAACCTACCTCAAACGAATAGCTTTTGGGCCGTTTGTCTTAGAAGATGACCTTGAAGCGGGTTCTTATCGGGAATTAACCAGCAAGGAAAAAGAAGCCTTGAAAGAATTTCTGGATTAG
- a CDS encoding virulence-associated E family protein — protein MDKKEIVDTIIQQDEKETTQGETETAYQEVIPAFRTYGKSKIPARSPYNVILVFEQHKSIFKGVRYNDFSKAIEKTELTPWGTNKGLWSDEDTKLAIAFIDEKYGFAPTRENVEIAILKVAKENTYHPVKDRIESQRWDGVERAERYFIDLLGCPDTSYAREVTRLWLTGLVARIYQPGIKFEIVPILTGGQGLGKSTATKRLLPDFHSDSVRKFGDHTEDYRILQTNAVIEFGELKGFKKTAIEAVKNFISASSDDIRALYGRKPEKVERHCVFIGTSNAKGFLKDEGKERRFYPLQCGVNDVACHPMEKEEGYFLQVLAEAKAWYDKGQPLTVSTELDKELEQIQEAYKVEDPEKEAILEYLGYFYPPIDWYELSPHERRQYFLKHLQEPLDDNQQYKEYPLAFGSAQLELTTPNEVAYVVFNENPTKGRGGRYSQKARDVLDNHKDWERSEAKKRLWKNGKPTHYYFKIRR, from the coding sequence TTGGATAAAAAAGAAATCGTAGACACTATTATCCAGCAAGACGAAAAGGAAACGACACAAGGCGAAACAGAAACAGCCTATCAAGAAGTGATCCCCGCCTTTCGGACGTATGGAAAATCAAAGATACCAGCCAGAAGCCCCTATAATGTTATTTTGGTTTTTGAACAGCATAAAAGTATTTTCAAGGGCGTTAGATACAACGATTTTTCAAAGGCAATTGAAAAGACTGAGTTAACCCCGTGGGGGACAAACAAGGGCTTATGGAGTGACGAGGATACAAAATTAGCCATTGCTTTCATCGATGAAAAATACGGCTTTGCGCCAACTAGGGAGAATGTAGAAATAGCGATTTTGAAAGTCGCAAAAGAAAACACTTATCACCCCGTAAAAGACCGTATAGAGTCGCAACGATGGGACGGAGTAGAACGGGCGGAACGGTATTTTATAGACTTGCTAGGTTGTCCCGATACAAGCTACGCCCGTGAGGTCACAAGATTATGGTTGACGGGTTTAGTTGCCCGCATTTATCAGCCTGGAATTAAGTTTGAAATTGTGCCGATTTTGACCGGCGGGCAAGGTTTGGGGAAAAGTACAGCTACCAAGCGCTTGTTGCCTGACTTTCATTCGGATAGCGTCCGGAAATTTGGCGACCATACAGAAGACTATCGTATTTTACAGACAAATGCGGTGATTGAATTCGGAGAGCTGAAGGGCTTTAAAAAGACGGCTATTGAAGCTGTTAAGAACTTCATCAGCGCTTCTAGTGATGATATTCGGGCGCTATATGGCAGAAAGCCTGAAAAGGTGGAGCGCCATTGCGTTTTCATCGGGACATCAAACGCCAAAGGCTTTCTAAAGGACGAGGGCAAGGAGCGACGTTTTTATCCTCTCCAATGCGGAGTTAATGATGTCGCTTGTCACCCGATGGAGAAGGAAGAAGGCTACTTCTTGCAAGTGTTGGCAGAGGCTAAAGCGTGGTACGATAAAGGGCAACCCCTGACCGTCTCAACGGAACTAGATAAGGAGCTAGAGCAAATTCAAGAAGCTTACAAGGTGGAAGATCCAGAAAAAGAAGCGATTTTAGAGTATTTGGGCTATTTTTATCCGCCGATAGACTGGTACGAGCTATCACCACATGAACGCCGTCAGTATTTTCTAAAACATCTGCAAGAGCCTTTAGACGATAACCAGCAATACAAGGAATACCCGCTTGCATTTGGGTCTGCTCAGCTTGAGCTGACAACGCCTAACGAAGTTGCCTATGTTGTCTTTAACGAAAATCCAACCAAGGGACGAGGGGGACGCTATAGCCAAAAAGCGAGGGATGTACTAGATAATCACAAGGACTGGGAACGGTCAGAAGCCAAAAAAAGACTATGGAAGAATGGGAAACCAACTCACTACTATTTTAAAATAAGGCGTTAA
- a CDS encoding replication protein, giving the protein MLALLESKSVEEAAKKAGIGRTTGHGYLKSLTFRRAYREARNNVMQQATALLQSASTEAVEVLREIMLDESVSPYARQQSARTILEFGYKAHENENVLEVIEELEARFEDET; this is encoded by the coding sequence ATGCTAGCCTTGTTGGAATCTAAAAGCGTTGAGGAAGCGGCAAAAAAAGCTGGTATCGGACGGACTACGGGGCATGGTTATCTAAAGTCCCTTACTTTTCGCAGGGCTTACCGTGAAGCTAGAAACAATGTTATGCAACAGGCTACGGCGCTTTTACAATCCGCAAGCACTGAAGCGGTTGAGGTCTTGCGGGAAATTATGCTGGATGAATCTGTTAGCCCTTATGCCCGCCAGCAGTCAGCCCGTACTATTTTAGAATTTGGCTACAAGGCACATGAGAACGAGAATGTTCTTGAAGTGATTGAGGAACTAGAAGCGAGGTTTGAAGATGAAACCTAG
- a CDS encoding helix-turn-helix transcriptional regulator, giving the protein MQGKLLVLRKEKGLSQNQVAKYLGISVTSYGDKERSKKEFTQDEMFLLGQLFDKPINDIFLPRKSL; this is encoded by the coding sequence ATGCAGGGAAAACTTTTGGTATTAAGAAAAGAAAAAGGTTTATCACAAAACCAAGTAGCCAAATATTTAGGAATTTCTGTAACTTCGTATGGTGATAAAGAACGAAGTAAAAAAGAATTCACTCAAGATGAAATGTTTTTACTTGGACAATTGTTTGATAAACCTATAAACGATATTTTTTTACCTAGAAAGTCGCTTTAA